One window of Propionispora vibrioides genomic DNA carries:
- a CDS encoding TrkA C-terminal domain-containing protein has protein sequence MKASMASYQSIALDLAKRIMNEEFPVGSKISGRTVLASQYSVSPETIRKAIAILKEANIVSVSQGKEIIVLSSQQACYYVRHHEEMVSAYSLSQELEALMIEKEENDKQFRKIVGEIMRYSDRLKNLSPYNPVDIRVANHSFVIGKPLQDLRMWQNTGATIVAVRRGTEIIVSPGPHAVLQADDRIVVVGAGDVWQKVTNFINKGN, from the coding sequence GTGAAAGCGTCTATGGCATCTTATCAGTCAATTGCTTTGGATTTGGCGAAAAGGATTATGAATGAGGAATTTCCGGTAGGCTCCAAGATATCGGGCCGGACGGTGCTGGCCAGCCAGTATAGTGTTTCACCCGAAACGATACGCAAGGCAATTGCTATTTTGAAAGAGGCAAATATTGTATCTGTTTCTCAGGGGAAAGAAATTATTGTGTTGTCTTCGCAGCAGGCTTGCTATTATGTTAGACATCATGAAGAAATGGTATCGGCTTATTCCCTGAGTCAGGAACTGGAAGCACTGATGATCGAAAAGGAGGAAAATGACAAACAGTTTCGCAAAATAGTAGGCGAAATCATGCGTTATTCGGACCGCTTGAAAAATCTTTCGCCCTATAACCCGGTCGACATTCGCGTAGCAAACCATTCTTTCGTCATAGGAAAGCCGCTGCAGGATCTTCGCATGTGGCAAAATACCGGGGCTACGATTGTCGCGGTCAGGCGGGGTACGGAGATCATTGTTTCCCCCGGACCCCATGCCGTTTTACAGGCAGATGACCGGATCGTGGTGGTAGGGGCCGGCGATGTATGGCAGAAAGTAACTAATTTTATTAATAAGGGAAATTGA
- a CDS encoding galactitol-1-phosphate 5-dehydrogenase, with translation MKALNLYGPRDLRFEDAPNPVLEHDTDVIIKVKVAGICGSDIHRYAKLGPYIKGMTWGHEFSGEVAEVGKAVTNVKVGDRVTACPALYCGTCEYCNKGEFARCEHLSVIGALNPGAFAEYVKLPAENVVKLPDEVGYDVASLVEPSSVVVHGIYKTSMEAGDDVAIIGCGTIGLLAVQWAKIFGARHVYALDIDDSKLELAKQLGADFGINTKDIEPHEKLFEMTGNRGVDIVVESAGSPITSAQAFSLARKGGKVVFMGIPYGDVMVKRFYFERIVRNELSVYGSWNAISAPFPGKEWQTTVHFMKEGKLNVTPMITHHLSLKEGPATFEKIINRDGHFGKVLFYPEK, from the coding sequence ATGAAGGCATTAAATTTATACGGACCTAGAGATTTGCGTTTTGAGGATGCACCTAATCCGGTATTGGAACATGATACCGACGTAATTATTAAAGTAAAGGTAGCGGGAATTTGCGGCTCCGACATTCATCGCTATGCCAAATTAGGACCCTACATTAAAGGAATGACCTGGGGCCATGAATTTTCCGGCGAAGTTGCCGAGGTGGGCAAAGCTGTGACCAATGTCAAAGTTGGTGACCGTGTAACAGCCTGTCCGGCGCTTTATTGCGGAACTTGCGAGTATTGTAATAAAGGCGAATTTGCCCGCTGCGAGCATTTGAGTGTGATTGGGGCGCTGAATCCTGGCGCTTTTGCTGAATATGTTAAACTGCCGGCGGAAAATGTTGTAAAACTTCCCGATGAAGTTGGTTATGATGTAGCCAGTCTGGTTGAGCCTTCCAGCGTGGTTGTCCATGGCATTTACAAAACCAGCATGGAAGCCGGTGATGATGTAGCTATCATCGGTTGCGGAACGATCGGCTTACTGGCGGTGCAATGGGCTAAAATCTTTGGCGCCAGACATGTATATGCCCTTGATATTGATGACAGCAAGCTGGAACTGGCTAAACAGCTTGGCGCTGATTTCGGAATTAACACCAAGGATATTGAGCCTCATGAAAAATTATTTGAAATGACCGGCAACCGGGGAGTCGATATCGTTGTGGAATCAGCCGGCAGCCCGATTACCTCTGCGCAGGCCTTCTCGCTGGCTCGTAAAGGCGGCAAAGTTGTATTCATGGGCATCCCTTACGGTGATGTAATGGTAAAACGGTTCTATTTTGAACGGATTGTGCGTAATGAGTTGAGCGTATACGGTTCCTGGAATGCTATTTCGGCGCCGTTTCCCGGCAAAGAGTGGCAGACTACCGTTCATTTCATGAAAGAAGGCAAACTGAACGTAACGCCGATGATCACCCATCATCTCAGCTTAAAAGAAGGACCGGCAACGTTTGAAAAGATCATAAACCGTGACGGCCATTTTGGTAAGGTTTTATTTTACCCGGAAAAATAA
- a CDS encoding TVP38/TMEM64 family protein, giving the protein MNKLWGWLLIFTGIGLLYLWQPEVFLHVYQLLRQGDILALTEYLRSFGGWSIAVILLLFVIMTFTIVFPFMLLSGAVGLIYGLFWGTLISWLGEVAGSVVMFVVVRYLFRQMVTLWIAQSRYLTKIDEYSATNGFKALLLARLLPLAPSGIITAIAAVSRLGFADFFWATFWGKLPPVVVKVILGHDLALAEDNMVRIAVIVGVIIVIYGTLWYKKRKRLQGSD; this is encoded by the coding sequence ATGAATAAACTATGGGGCTGGCTGCTTATTTTTACGGGAATTGGGTTATTATACCTGTGGCAACCGGAGGTTTTCCTGCACGTGTATCAGTTGCTCCGGCAAGGAGACATTCTGGCCCTGACTGAGTATCTACGCTCTTTTGGCGGCTGGTCGATCGCCGTGATCCTGCTCCTGTTCGTCATTATGACGTTTACGATTGTTTTTCCGTTTATGTTGTTGTCCGGTGCGGTCGGACTGATCTATGGGCTATTTTGGGGAACGCTGATTTCCTGGCTGGGGGAAGTGGCCGGTTCGGTGGTCATGTTTGTCGTGGTGCGCTACTTATTCAGGCAAATGGTGACCCTCTGGATTGCCCAGAGCCGCTATCTGACAAAAATAGACGAATATAGCGCGACGAATGGTTTTAAGGCTTTGCTGTTGGCGCGCCTGCTGCCGCTGGCGCCGTCCGGCATTATCACGGCCATTGCCGCGGTTAGCCGGCTGGGCTTTGCCGATTTTTTCTGGGCTACTTTTTGGGGCAAACTGCCGCCGGTTGTCGTGAAGGTCATACTGGGACATGACTTGGCTTTAGCTGAGGATAATATGGTGCGTATTGCGGTGATTGTCGGCGTGATTATTGTAATATATGGCACACTGTGGTATAAAAAACGGAAGCGGCTGCAGGGAAGTGACTGA
- a CDS encoding response regulator transcription factor: MAQHSVLIVDDDLKLAALLETYFKKEGFLTYLAHDGLECLSAVREKNPDIIVLDLMLPSLDGWTVCRQIRKERDTPIIMLTARDEESDRLIGLEIGADDYVTKPFSPKEVVARAKVIFRRVYPNKEASEKVIAGKLTIDLLRHEVLCEGIPVELTPTEFKILELLAANVGQVFNRLQIVERTQGYSFEGYERTVDAHVKNLRRKLAVHCPALQYIQTVYGVGYKFAGDTYES, encoded by the coding sequence ATGGCTCAGCATTCGGTATTGATTGTTGATGATGATTTGAAGCTGGCTGCCTTGCTGGAAACCTATTTTAAGAAGGAAGGCTTCCTTACCTATTTGGCTCATGACGGTCTGGAATGCCTAAGCGCGGTACGGGAAAAGAATCCGGATATTATCGTGCTGGACCTGATGCTGCCCAGCCTGGACGGTTGGACGGTATGCCGCCAGATTAGAAAAGAACGGGATACTCCGATTATCATGCTGACTGCCCGGGATGAGGAAAGTGACCGCCTGATCGGTCTGGAAATCGGGGCGGATGATTATGTTACTAAGCCGTTCAGTCCCAAGGAGGTTGTGGCACGGGCCAAAGTTATATTCAGGCGGGTTTATCCGAACAAAGAGGCTTCGGAAAAAGTAATAGCAGGAAAACTTACGATTGATTTATTGCGTCATGAGGTTCTTTGCGAGGGAATTCCGGTGGAACTGACTCCAACCGAGTTTAAAATACTGGAGCTATTGGCAGCTAATGTCGGCCAGGTGTTCAATCGGCTGCAGATTGTAGAGCGGACTCAGGGCTATTCTTTTGAGGGGTACGAACGGACGGTGGATGCCCATGTGAAAAATCTGCGCCGCAAACTCGCCGTACATTGCCCTGCTTTGCAGTATATTCAAACCGTCTATGGCGTGGGCTATAAATTTGCCGGTGATACCTATGAATCATAA
- a CDS encoding sensor histidine kinase, producing the protein MNHNSIIYRITGLVFLAVALTVFLLVYLANLQMTEQFKEYLVVQHRVTDHRMGPDRNHQGSYEVAFTMGPLEQSFLASVHKSLIWVGLAILAAGSVASYMLARSITVPLRNLSQAAEQIERGNFNQKVCVETKDEIGQLAAIFNRMSEALQVNSNLRRQLLANIAHELRTPLAVIQGHLEGMIDGVIEPGKEQLTSLHEEAIRLNRLITDLRDLSLAEVRQLGLELKTGDVKLLLARVVLLLKPLADKKKLDIVLDLPEQLPPIVVDHDRMSQVFYNILVNAIRYSPTEGQVKITAELNEDKGKHWLCLSFQDHGPGIKPEDIDLIFDHFYRGEKSRDRKSGGSGLGLAIVKQLVEIHGGRVAVRSEAGKGSLFQVSLPLDKTGGNEPE; encoded by the coding sequence ATGAATCATAACAGCATTATCTATCGCATTACAGGTTTGGTATTTTTGGCAGTCGCGTTAACCGTCTTTTTGTTGGTTTATCTGGCTAATTTGCAGATGACGGAGCAATTTAAGGAATATCTGGTAGTTCAGCACCGGGTGACCGATCACCGGATGGGGCCGGACCGGAACCACCAGGGTTCCTATGAGGTGGCGTTTACCATGGGGCCGCTGGAGCAATCTTTCCTGGCCTCGGTCCACAAATCTCTTATTTGGGTAGGACTGGCTATTTTAGCGGCGGGTTCGGTGGCCAGTTACATGCTGGCCCGCAGTATTACCGTGCCGTTGCGCAATTTAAGTCAAGCTGCCGAGCAGATTGAGCGGGGCAATTTCAATCAAAAGGTGTGTGTGGAGACCAAGGATGAAATAGGGCAATTGGCCGCTATTTTTAATCGTATGTCCGAAGCGCTGCAGGTGAACTCCAACCTGCGACGGCAATTGCTGGCTAATATCGCTCATGAGTTGCGTACACCGCTAGCCGTTATCCAGGGACATTTGGAGGGAATGATTGACGGGGTTATTGAGCCTGGCAAAGAGCAGTTAACGTCATTGCATGAGGAAGCCATCCGTCTGAACCGGCTCATTACCGATTTACGGGATTTATCCCTGGCGGAAGTGCGCCAATTGGGGCTGGAATTAAAGACCGGGGATGTAAAGCTGCTACTGGCGCGAGTCGTCCTGCTGCTAAAGCCGTTAGCCGATAAAAAAAAGCTGGACATTGTGCTGGATCTGCCTGAGCAACTGCCGCCCATCGTAGTCGATCATGACCGGATGAGCCAGGTTTTTTATAACATCCTGGTTAATGCTATCCGTTATTCGCCAACAGAAGGCCAAGTGAAGATAACGGCGGAGCTAAATGAGGATAAGGGAAAGCACTGGCTGTGTCTTTCCTTTCAGGATCATGGTCCAGGCATCAAACCCGAGGATATCGATCTGATTTTTGATCATTTTTACCGGGGGGAAAAATCCAGAGACCGCAAAAGCGGCGGGTCTGGCCTGGGGCTGGCTATTGTCAAGCAACTGGTTGAAATCCATGGCGGACGGGTTGCCGTCCGGAGTGAGGCGGGAAAGGGCAGCCTGTTTCAGGTGTCTTTGCCGCTGGACAAGACTGGCGGTAATGAGCCGGAGTAA
- a CDS encoding YibE/F family protein — protein sequence MKIRCFIRCIVMLIGLLGFMSVQALAAPQDEAGKQLPQIDYLQGVVLKVQPLTQLKKVQGMSGAELVDIRLTAGEETGKEIKVTNYKMDRPGFDLHPAAGDKVIVAVSQEAGGKTYHLADYDRMPYVYVLLGAFALTLIAVGGKVGIKSLFVVCFAIFIILQGMIPLILGRHLNLILATWLTSALIAVVTQITVSGWNAKTWGAIAGTVGGVAVAGLLAVLSIQAMHLTGLDNEEAIMLKVTYLADIDFQEVLFAGIVMGALGAVMDVAISIASAQYEIKSSCPQYGFKELYKAGINVGRDVMGTMSNTLVLAYLGSSLPLLLLLSAQEHVPLLRIVNLNLIATEVARTITGSIGLICSIPLAALATGFFLSQKR from the coding sequence ATGAAAATAAGATGTTTTATTCGATGTATAGTGATGCTGATAGGATTATTGGGTTTTATGTCGGTGCAGGCGCTGGCAGCGCCTCAAGACGAGGCGGGGAAGCAGCTTCCGCAAATTGATTATTTGCAGGGTGTGGTCTTAAAGGTGCAGCCTTTGACTCAATTGAAAAAGGTACAGGGAATGAGCGGGGCCGAGCTTGTGGATATCCGCCTGACAGCAGGCGAGGAGACCGGTAAGGAAATTAAAGTCACCAATTATAAAATGGACAGGCCCGGCTTTGATTTGCATCCGGCAGCCGGTGACAAAGTTATTGTTGCCGTTTCGCAGGAAGCTGGCGGGAAAACGTATCATTTGGCCGATTATGACAGGATGCCTTATGTGTATGTTTTGTTGGGAGCCTTTGCGCTTACGCTGATCGCTGTTGGCGGAAAAGTAGGAATCAAATCGCTTTTTGTTGTCTGTTTTGCTATTTTTATCATTCTTCAGGGAATGATACCGCTCATCCTAGGCAGACATTTGAATTTGATTTTGGCGACATGGCTGACTAGTGCGCTGATTGCTGTAGTAACACAAATTACGGTGAGCGGCTGGAATGCAAAAACCTGGGGAGCCATTGCCGGTACGGTCGGCGGGGTGGCTGTGGCCGGCCTGCTGGCTGTTCTTTCAATCCAAGCCATGCATTTGACCGGCCTTGATAATGAGGAAGCTATTATGTTAAAGGTGACCTATCTGGCGGATATTGATTTCCAGGAAGTATTATTTGCCGGCATTGTCATGGGAGCGCTGGGCGCCGTGATGGATGTGGCCATATCTATCGCCTCCGCCCAATACGAAATCAAGAGCTCCTGTCCGCAGTACGGTTTTAAAGAATTGTATAAGGCCGGAATCAATGTGGGGCGGGATGTGATGGGCACCATGTCCAATACGCTGGTGCTGGCTTATCTGGGCAGTTCTCTGCCGCTTTTGCTCTTGCTTTCCGCACAGGAACACGTGCCGCTGCTGCGGATTGTCAACCTCAACCTGATTGCCACGGAAGTGGCAAGGACGATTACCGGCAGCATTGGCCTTATCTGTTCCATTCCGCTGGCCGCACTGGCCACTGGTTTCTTTTTAAGCCAAAAGAGATAA
- a CDS encoding TIGR03943 family putative permease subunit, with protein MKPRKRPATAFHWEALVRFLLLTGLISLFVWLDMTDQFSYYINPRFSPLVRYAYWLLLPLLVIQFFDLLLPSPSHTHHHYGKYLPFCIILLLAVLLPDQMLNASLVASKGLNSQTTVLATAVASQPRPLKEALQQAETIVVDSNNYTEVMSEINDFPQDYIGKKLTMTGFVFRSPGLGDRQLSLVRYVMVCCAADALPYGVMCETADAKKYPDGTWLSGTGVIAMGRYKDQDTPVIQLTSVEKVAAPEKPYVFPYTSE; from the coding sequence ATGAAGCCGAGAAAACGTCCTGCCACAGCATTTCACTGGGAAGCGCTTGTGCGCTTTCTGCTCTTGACAGGGTTGATCAGCCTGTTTGTCTGGCTGGATATGACCGACCAGTTCTCCTATTATATCAATCCGCGCTTTTCCCCGCTTGTCCGCTACGCCTACTGGCTGCTGCTGCCCTTACTGGTCATTCAGTTCTTTGATCTGCTGCTTCCCTCACCAAGCCATACACATCATCACTATGGAAAGTACCTGCCCTTTTGCATCATTCTCCTCTTAGCCGTCCTGTTACCCGACCAGATGCTCAATGCCAGTCTTGTTGCCAGCAAAGGCTTGAACAGCCAGACAACGGTCCTGGCAACGGCCGTTGCCAGTCAGCCCCGCCCCCTGAAGGAAGCGCTGCAGCAAGCGGAAACCATCGTGGTGGATAGCAACAACTATACGGAAGTCATGAGTGAAATCAACGATTTTCCCCAGGACTATATCGGCAAAAAGCTTACCATGACCGGCTTTGTTTTCCGGAGCCCCGGCTTAGGCGACCGCCAGTTATCATTAGTCCGCTATGTCATGGTTTGCTGCGCCGCCGACGCCCTGCCTTATGGCGTCATGTGTGAAACTGCCGATGCAAAAAAATACCCGGACGGCACGTGGCTATCCGGGACAGGTGTGATTGCGATGGGGCGCTATAAAGATCAAGACACACCGGTTATTCAATTAACCTCTGTGGAAAAAGTCGCCGCGCCGGAGAAACCTTATGTATTTCCTTACACCAGTGAGTAA
- a CDS encoding permease, with the protein MLDNLAFAVQYGLKNFDLQNLINFKIILLSIVIEAFPFVLLSVLISAGMNHFLSENTIQKCIPKNTLLSLLMAALLGILFPVCDCGMVPIVRRLLLKGVPLRFAITFMLAAPIINPVVATATWFAFNGNSLMLLYRLAAAFAIACCAGLTVDLLFDGRALRQTSHESQETACSCGCHTSPVQPNASFAEKIMHTFRDAGAEFFDMGKYLLLGAMLGAALQLLLPRQLLLGLGQDPLYSVIVMLLFAFSVSVCSSADAFIAASFSSSFTPGSLIAFMVFGPMIDAKNLLMLLHVFKTRFVATLTVIVILLCGGLAYLLNAL; encoded by the coding sequence ATGCTGGACAACTTGGCATTTGCCGTACAATACGGTCTGAAAAACTTTGATTTGCAAAACCTGATTAATTTTAAAATCATTCTGCTAAGCATCGTTATCGAGGCTTTTCCCTTTGTCCTGCTTAGTGTGCTGATCTCGGCCGGAATGAATCACTTCCTATCCGAGAATACCATACAAAAATGCATTCCGAAGAACACCTTACTCTCCTTGCTGATGGCCGCACTCCTGGGTATTTTGTTTCCCGTATGCGATTGCGGTATGGTCCCCATCGTACGCCGTCTGCTCTTAAAAGGGGTGCCGCTCCGCTTCGCCATTACCTTTATGCTGGCAGCCCCCATTATTAATCCCGTCGTCGCCACCGCGACCTGGTTCGCTTTTAACGGCAACAGCCTGATGCTCTTGTATCGCCTTGCGGCGGCTTTTGCCATTGCCTGTTGCGCCGGTCTGACGGTGGACCTTCTTTTTGACGGCAGAGCGTTGCGGCAAACTTCTCATGAATCCCAGGAAACTGCCTGCTCCTGCGGCTGTCATACTTCCCCGGTCCAGCCTAATGCCTCATTCGCTGAAAAAATCATGCATACTTTCCGTGACGCCGGCGCCGAATTCTTTGATATGGGGAAATATCTGCTGCTGGGAGCCATGCTGGGGGCAGCCCTGCAACTTCTACTGCCCCGGCAGCTATTGTTAGGACTGGGGCAGGACCCGCTGTATTCCGTTATCGTCATGCTGCTGTTTGCCTTCAGCGTTTCCGTCTGCTCCTCGGCCGACGCTTTTATTGCAGCCTCGTTCAGCAGCAGTTTTACGCCCGGTTCGCTGATCGCCTTTATGGTTTTCGGTCCTATGATTGATGCCAAGAACCTGCTCATGCTGCTCCATGTGTTCAAAACCCGTTTTGTAGCCACACTCACGGTTATTGTCATCTTACTATGCGGCGGCTTAGCCTATTTGTTAAATGCTCTATAA
- the hisC gene encoding histidinol-phosphate transaminase has translation MSKYWSKAVQGLEPYVPGEQPKDKVYVKLNTNENPYPPSPKAILAMQAAADDKLRLYPPPTCDELRDTIGAYYGLKKEQVFVGNGSDEVLAFSFMAFFDPGSPILFPDITYSFYPVYAALFHIDYQLVTLNEDFSIPVEAFWQPNGGIIFPNPNAPTGRYLSLAAIETILRKNRDQVVIVDEAYIDFGGESAIKLLQNYDNLLIIQTLSKSRSLAGLRVGFALGSAELIEALDRVKNSINSYTLDRVALAGAVEAFKDEAHFEETRQKIMATRQRVMVSIEKLGFEVVPSTANLIFISHPVIPAERIFRELREHGVLVRYFKKPRIDNFLRVSIGSDEEMDCFLTALRDIVK, from the coding sequence ATGAGCAAATATTGGAGTAAAGCAGTGCAGGGACTGGAGCCCTATGTTCCCGGCGAACAGCCGAAGGATAAGGTCTATGTAAAATTAAACACCAATGAAAATCCGTATCCGCCTTCGCCAAAGGCGATCCTGGCCATGCAGGCGGCGGCCGACGATAAGCTTAGATTATATCCGCCACCTACCTGTGATGAGCTTAGGGACACGATTGGTGCGTATTATGGTCTGAAAAAGGAACAGGTATTTGTCGGAAACGGCTCGGATGAAGTACTGGCCTTTAGTTTTATGGCATTCTTTGATCCCGGGTCACCGATCCTGTTTCCCGATATTACCTACAGCTTTTATCCGGTTTACGCGGCGTTATTTCACATTGATTACCAGCTGGTCACACTTAATGAGGACTTTTCCATTCCGGTGGAAGCCTTCTGGCAGCCTAACGGCGGCATTATTTTTCCTAATCCCAATGCCCCTACCGGGCGCTACTTATCATTGGCCGCTATTGAAACTATTTTGCGAAAAAACCGGGATCAGGTGGTCATTGTCGACGAAGCTTATATTGATTTCGGCGGTGAGTCGGCCATAAAGCTTCTCCAAAATTATGATAACCTGCTGATCATTCAGACCCTTTCCAAGTCCCGCTCGTTAGCCGGGCTGCGGGTCGGTTTTGCTCTGGGCAGCGCCGAGCTGATTGAGGCACTGGACAGGGTGAAAAATTCGATCAATTCCTATACCCTGGATCGCGTTGCTTTGGCCGGTGCAGTAGAAGCTTTTAAGGACGAAGCCCATTTTGAGGAAACCAGGCAAAAAATAATGGCTACCAGGCAGCGGGTGATGGTCAGTATAGAAAAATTGGGTTTCGAGGTTGTGCCTTCGACGGCCAATCTGATTTTTATCAGTCATCCGGTCATACCGGCTGAGCGGATTTTCCGGGAACTGCGGGAGCATGGTGTGCTGGTACGGTATTTTAAGAAGCCCCGGATTGACAATTTTCTGCGGGTCAGTATCGGTTCCGATGAAGAAATGGATTGCTTTTTGACGGCCCTGCGGGATATCGTAAAATAA
- the msrA gene encoding peptide-methionine (S)-S-oxide reductase MsrA codes for MKKIWLAGGCFWGVEAYYQQLKGVVSTTVGYGQGKTEAPSYEEVCSGQTGHAEICEVVYDENVLSLVKLLEHYFRIIDPTTLNYQGHDHGTQYRTGVYFNDPADQPAIAGFLDNKRQHYSRPLVVEVEELRNFYPAEEYHQAYLDKNPHGYCHVNLSVARPEERK; via the coding sequence ATGAAAAAAATCTGGCTGGCCGGCGGCTGCTTCTGGGGTGTTGAGGCCTATTATCAGCAGTTGAAGGGCGTCGTGTCCACAACGGTGGGTTATGGACAGGGGAAGACGGAGGCGCCTTCTTATGAGGAGGTTTGTTCCGGCCAAACCGGTCATGCTGAAATCTGTGAAGTGGTTTACGATGAAAATGTGCTGTCGCTGGTCAAGCTTTTGGAACACTATTTCCGCATTATTGATCCGACCACGCTGAATTACCAGGGGCATGATCATGGAACACAGTACCGGACGGGCGTATATTTTAACGATCCCGCCGATCAGCCGGCCATTGCCGGTTTTCTTGACAACAAGCGGCAGCATTACAGCCGCCCTCTTGTCGTGGAAGTGGAGGAACTGAGAAATTTCTATCCTGCCGAGGAATACCACCAGGCTTATTTAGATAAAAATCCGCACGGCTATTGCCATGTCAATTTATCTGTGGCCAGACCGGAGGAACGGAAATAG
- a CDS encoding HD domain-containing protein has protein sequence MIRKVLLEFIHESAHMQRWNDHIRPKGFTELDKQAQKMIIAYVLARFQTEESNGTISWRAIIEGGLFEFLHRIVLTDIKPPVYYELMARHGKQINTWVLAELKPRVDCLGSDFYRRMEDYFAEPDCCLLEKKILKAAHFLATQWEFQIIRKLNSNIYGLEETETRIANEIEEHYDLIGVQKIALHKKANHFIELVGQLRFQQRWAQSPRVPETSVMGHMLIVALLSYMVSVIELKACNQRAVNNFFAGLFHDLPEVLTRDIVSPVKRSVAGLDELIKEIENTQVKAKLYPLIPTSWQKELEYFMQDEFTSKIMLQGQIKKVTSEEISRQYNEDQYSPVDGEIIKACDHLAAYMEASLSRSHGIMSRHLRDGLETLYPIYQNKKIAGVDFGQLFDYFK, from the coding sequence ATGATTCGCAAGGTATTGCTGGAGTTTATCCATGAAAGTGCTCATATGCAGCGCTGGAATGACCACATCCGCCCTAAGGGTTTTACCGAACTGGATAAACAGGCGCAAAAGATGATCATTGCCTATGTGCTGGCCCGCTTTCAGACGGAAGAAAGTAATGGGACGATTAGCTGGCGGGCGATTATTGAGGGCGGTCTATTTGAGTTTTTACACCGGATTGTTTTAACCGATATTAAACCGCCGGTATATTACGAACTGATGGCGCGGCATGGCAAACAGATCAATACCTGGGTGCTGGCTGAGCTAAAACCCCGGGTGGATTGTCTGGGCAGCGATTTTTACCGGCGGATGGAAGACTACTTTGCCGAGCCGGACTGCTGCCTGCTGGAAAAGAAAATCTTAAAGGCCGCTCACTTCCTGGCAACGCAGTGGGAGTTTCAGATTATCCGCAAGCTGAATTCCAACATATACGGGCTGGAAGAAACCGAAACCCGCATTGCCAATGAGATTGAGGAGCATTATGACCTGATCGGAGTGCAGAAGATCGCTTTGCATAAAAAGGCCAACCATTTTATAGAACTGGTCGGCCAGCTCCGTTTTCAGCAGCGCTGGGCCCAGTCGCCGCGGGTGCCGGAAACCTCGGTTATGGGACATATGCTGATTGTGGCTTTGCTGTCATATATGGTGTCGGTTATTGAACTGAAGGCTTGCAACCAACGGGCGGTCAACAACTTCTTCGCCGGGTTGTTCCACGATTTGCCGGAGGTGCTCACCCGGGATATTGTCTCGCCGGTCAAGCGTTCGGTCGCCGGGTTGGATGAGCTCATTAAAGAAATTGAAAACACTCAGGTGAAGGCCAAGCTATACCCCTTGATTCCCACTAGCTGGCAAAAAGAACTGGAATACTTTATGCAGGACGAGTTTACCAGTAAAATTATGCTGCAGGGGCAGATCAAAAAGGTCACATCCGAGGAGATTTCCCGACAGTATAATGAGGACCAATATTCGCCGGTAGACGGAGAGATTATCAAGGCCTGTGATCATTTGGCCGCCTATATGGAAGCAAGCTTGTCCCGGTCACATGGCATCATGTCGCGCCATTTGCGCGACGGTTTGGAAACGCTGTATCCCATCTATCAAAACAAGAAGATTGCCGGCGTGGACTTCGGTCAATTGTTTGATTACTTCAAATAA
- a CDS encoding TetR/AcrR family transcriptional regulator, with protein sequence MTKDNIIHVALRLFLQRGYKYVSLVDVAAEAGITKGGIYHYFSSKEDLLYTAVHYLFDRIEAKYIDVFSRDGSLQQALYSMLVERELEVYARDLLGMEQGDYRENHASFILEVMNHFPKMQERIDRSHMTVCKAIGAKLQAAMGQGEIRPQTDTHALAVMILAMLNGQISLGEKLNSPEIRKLMTENLWRLICA encoded by the coding sequence GTGACAAAGGACAATATCATCCATGTAGCGCTGCGGTTATTTTTGCAGCGAGGCTACAAATATGTGTCTTTGGTAGATGTGGCCGCTGAAGCGGGGATTACTAAAGGTGGTATCTATCACTACTTTTCCAGCAAGGAAGACCTGTTGTATACGGCGGTGCATTACTTATTTGATCGGATAGAAGCTAAGTACATTGATGTATTCAGCCGGGACGGCAGCTTGCAGCAGGCGCTCTATTCTATGCTGGTCGAGCGGGAGCTTGAGGTGTATGCCCGTGACTTGTTGGGTATGGAGCAGGGAGATTACCGGGAAAATCACGCTAGCTTTATTTTAGAAGTCATGAATCATTTCCCCAAAATGCAAGAGCGGATTGACCGCAGCCATATGACGGTTTGTAAGGCCATTGGAGCAAAACTGCAGGCCGCTATGGGACAGGGTGAAATTCGTCCCCAGACGGATACACATGCGCTGGCGGTCATGATTCTGGCCATGCTTAACGGGCAGATATCCCTGGGCGAAAAGCTGAACAGCCCGGAAATACGCAAATTGATGACAGAAAATCTGTGGCGTTTGATTTGTGCTTGA